A region of the Caballeronia sp. TF1N1 genome:
CCATGGGCATTCAGCACGTCGTCGCCATGTTCGGCTCGACCGTGCTCGCGCCGCTTCTCATGGGCTTCGATCCCAATCTGTGCATTTTCATGTCGGGCATCGGCACGCTGCTCTTCTTCGTGCTGGTCGGCGGACGCGTGCCTAGCTATCTCGGTTCGAGCTTCGCGTTCATCGGGCTCGTCATCGCGGTGACGGGCTACAGCGGCCACGGCCCGAACATGAACATTCCCGTTGCGCTCGGCGGCATCGTGGCGTGCGGCGTGGCTTACGCGATCATCGGTGCAATCGTCACGGCGGTCGGCACGAAGTGGATCGAAGCGCTGATGCCGCCCGTCGTCACCGGTGCGATTGTCTGCGTGATCGGACTGAATCTCGCGCCTATCGCCGTGAAAGGCGTGAGCGCCAGCAATTTCGATTCGTGGATGGCGCTCGTCACCGTGCTTTGCGTGGGCGGCGTGGCCGTGTTCGCGCACGGCATGGCGCAGCGCCTGTTGATTCTGATCGGGCTGGCGATTGCCTACATCATCTACGCGGTGCTGACCAATGGCATGAGCATGGGCAAACCGATCGACTTCTCGATCGTCGCGAACGCCGCATGGTTCGGCATGCCGCACTTCACCGCGCCCGTGTTCGAACCGCAGGCGATGACCCTGCTCGCGCCCATCGCGATCATTCTCGTCGCCGAGAACCTCGGCCACATCAAGGCGGTCGGCGCGATGACGGGACAGAGTCTCGACCGTTACATCGGACGCGCGTTCATCGGCGACGGACTGGCGACCATCGTCTCCGGTTTCGCGGGCGGCACGGGCGTGACGACTTATGCGGAGAACATCGGCGTGATGGCCGTCACGAAGATTTATTCGACACTCGTGTTCGCCATCGCGGCATTGTTCGCCATCGTGCTCGGCTTCTCGCCGAAGTTCGGCGCGGTCATTCAAACCATTCCGGGGCCGGTGCTCGGCGGCGTGTCGATCGTGGTGTTCGGGCTGATCGCGGTGACCGGCGCGCGCATCTGGGTCGTCAACAAGGTGGACTTCTCGGATAACCGCAATCTGATCGTCGCGGCCGTCACGCTCGTGCTCGGCGCGGGCGACTTCACGCTCAAACTCGGCGGTTTCGCGCTTGGCGGGATTGGCACCGCGACGTTCGGCGCGATCATTCTGTATGCGCTGCTGCGCCGGCGTGGGTCGGGCGTGGTTTGATGACAAAGCGCCTGCGCGCCCGGTGGAACGCACGCGCAGGCAAGAGAGCATGCTCTCAAGCCGACAACCCCCGCTTCCGATTCACCAGCGCGGTCTCCGCCAGATCGATCTCCCGGATGAGCTTGTTCAACGTCTCGTCGTTGATCGTCTGAGCGGCGCGCAACCTGAACAACTCGGCCCGCTCGGCGCGCATCGCGGCCATGCGCAGCCGTGTCTCGACCATTTCGCTTCTCTTCGCGGCCACGCGTGGCGCTTCCTCATCGCCGAGGGATTCCAGCCTGCGCCGGTAAATGCCCATCACACGCGCGGATGAATCCGTGCAGCGCGCCGCCGCCGTTTCGTCCATCTGCTCGATGAGCGTCTCGTGCGTGTCGTCGATAGCGCGTATCGCCGCCTGCGCGATGCGCCGCCGCGCCATGCGCTCCTCCGCCGCGTAGGGCTTGTCGATGCGCGCGGTGCCGCGCAAGAGAATAGGCAAGCCGATGACCGCAATGATTAGCGACACCAGGATCACCGCCGACGCGATGAAGATTGCCACGTCACGACCCGCGAGCGGCGTGCCGTTATCGAGCGTGACCGGCAGCGAGAGCACGCCCGCGAGTGTGACCGCGCCGCGCACGCCGCCAATCGTGGTCATGGCGAGCGTGCGGAAACCGGGCGCCGCGCCAATGCCCTGTTTCGCGGCGTTGCGGCTCGCCACCCAGCGCAGGCAATACACCCACACGAAGCGCAACGCATACAACGCGACAACGGTCGCAAGCACATAGCCGATCAAAAGGCCCACTTGAGCGTCGCCATCGTGATGCGCTTCGATCAGCGCCTGCCCGATCACGTGCGGCAACTGCAGGCCGAGCAGAATGAACACCATTCCGTTGAAGACGAACTCGATCATCGCCCAGGTGCTCGTCATGCGGATACGCACCGCGCTCGGAATGCTGTCGCGCAGGCTCTGGATG
Encoded here:
- a CDS encoding solute carrier family 23 protein, whose amino-acid sequence is MSNPYFPRWPVQPDAQGGRVVGPDERLPWPQMFAMGIQHVVAMFGSTVLAPLLMGFDPNLCIFMSGIGTLLFFVLVGGRVPSYLGSSFAFIGLVIAVTGYSGHGPNMNIPVALGGIVACGVAYAIIGAIVTAVGTKWIEALMPPVVTGAIVCVIGLNLAPIAVKGVSASNFDSWMALVTVLCVGGVAVFAHGMAQRLLILIGLAIAYIIYAVLTNGMSMGKPIDFSIVANAAWFGMPHFTAPVFEPQAMTLLAPIAIILVAENLGHIKAVGAMTGQSLDRYIGRAFIGDGLATIVSGFAGGTGVTTYAENIGVMAVTKIYSTLVFAIAALFAIVLGFSPKFGAVIQTIPGPVLGGVSIVVFGLIAVTGARIWVVNKVDFSDNRNLIVAAVTLVLGAGDFTLKLGGFALGGIGTATFGAIILYALLRRRGSGVV
- a CDS encoding Na+/H+ antiporter, whose protein sequence is MEIVFTVLILLMVVALSGFGLSLLPVKLPLPLIQIAIGAVLAWHGFGLHVTFDPELFMLLFIPPLLFADGWRIPKRELYMQRRAILMLALGLVFITVGLLGYFLHAMIPEMPLPVAFALAAVLSPTDAVALTGIAGRNRIPPNLMHILEGEALMNDASGLVALKFAIAAALTGVFSLRDATISFFIIAAGGLAIGAAISWAITEIPARILKFSEDDDPAAGVILTVLIPFAAYVIAERAGCSGILAAVSAGMMMNIQSLRDSIPSAVRIRMTSTWAMIEFVFNGMVFILLGLQLPHVIGQALIEAHHDGDAQVGLLIGYVLATVVALYALRFVWVYCLRWVASRNAAKQGIGAAPGFRTLAMTTIGGVRGAVTLAGVLSLPVTLDNGTPLAGRDVAIFIASAVILVSLIIAVIGLPILLRGTARIDKPYAAEERMARRRIAQAAIRAIDDTHETLIEQMDETAAARCTDSSARVMGIYRRRLESLGDEEAPRVAAKRSEMVETRLRMAAMRAERAELFRLRAAQTINDETLNKLIREIDLAETALVNRKRGLSA